The proteins below come from a single Tachypleus tridentatus isolate NWPU-2018 chromosome 13, ASM421037v1, whole genome shotgun sequence genomic window:
- the LOC143239081 gene encoding transmembrane protein 45B-like — MRKFVDFVFLGVFLILFALYWTLQHVLVLEARGKRGIRVRRWKFGYRTEMKRQQTPSLLGKVSTETKNSKICPNHRHWPLEGVLKISFAVIGIAREICAAFPKGIFRHVEDIHHASMYAMFVLSGVVDIFCQSKIIFPKGTSNFVLALAFGVEALILARVEITSSLEEEVQYLLVWTVLLCFLSTFVEMRFPAHIPLKFVRSYFTLLQGCWSVQMGFILGNSTLSTSGLSQWISSINKSDKFQIWVSLIFSWYIGGAFIMMSIFATTIMLIKRKGRCWHSMGTWCSGSLEEEESPLSILSGWEETEPLHP, encoded by the coding sequence ATGAGAAAATTTGTAGATTTTGTTTTTCTAggagtatttttaattttgtttgcacTCTACTGGACACTTCAGCATGTCTTGGTTTTAGAGGCTAGGGGTAAAAGAGGAATTCGAGTTCGGAGATGGAAATTCGGGTACCGAACAGAAATGAAACGACAGCAAACTCCATCTTTGTTAGGAAAGGTTTCTACCGAAACTAAAAACTCCAAAATCTGTCCTAACCACCGACATTGGCCGTTAGAAGGCGTGTTAAAAATATCCTTTGCTGTCATTGGTATTGCAAGAGAGATATGCGCTGCCTTTCCAAAGGGAATATTCAGACATGTAGAAGACATTCACCATGCGTCCATGTATGCTATGTTTGTGTTATCTGGAGTAGTAGATATCTTCTGCCAATCAAAGATTATTTTTCCAAAAGGAACCAGTAATTTTGTGTTAGCACTCGCGTTTGGTGTCGAGGCTTTGATTTTGGCAAGAGTCGAGATAACATCATCTTTGGAGGAGGAAGTACAATATCTTCTTGTGTGGACAGTGCTGTTATGTTTTTTATCCACTTTTGTAGAGATGCGTTTCCCAGCCCACATCCCTTTGAAATTTGTAAGGTCATATTTCACTTTGTTGCAAGGATGTTGGTCAGTTCAGATGGGGTTTATCCTTGGTAATTCAACTCTCTCAACTTCAGGTTTATCACAGTGGATTTCCAGCATAAATAAGTCCGATAAATTTCAGATCTGGGTATCACTAATTTTTTCGTGGTACATAGGTGGAGCTTTCATTATGATGTCCATCTTTGCTACTACTATTATGCTCATTAAACGTAAGGGCCGGTGCTGGCATTCTATGGGAACTTGGTGTAGTGGAAGTTTAGAAGAGGAGGAATCGCCACTTAGTATTCTTAGTGGCTGGGAAGAAACAGAACCTCTACATCCATAA